The Nicotiana tabacum cultivar K326 chromosome 1, ASM71507v2, whole genome shotgun sequence genome segment AAAtagcgaccaactatggtcgctaaattatttcaaatattttttttattattttcggtagtttggcgaccaactttggtcactttTCTTAACAGACCAAATTTGGTTGCTTTTTGACCGAATTCTAGTAGTGAACCCAGCAAATTACTGAAAATAGAATCTTAAGTTTGGACCTACGAGTCTTGACACCTGAAAATTGGATGTCAAAGCTTAACTACCTTTGAATAATTGAATTTGGTTGCATTTATTCCAATTTGAATAGCAATAGTATACAAGACAACAAGTCAACCATAAATGAAGAAGAGAAACatcccaaaaaaaataaaaaaattaaatagaagtcAGTAGATTCTTACATTAGTTGCCCACCAATATACACAGTCCACTAGAATTTGTTCGAGAAATGCatatttttagtatatatatataaacaagaATATCTTGTTTAATTCTATTCGGAAAAGTGAAATAGTTCAAaaagaaattatgcaattgtagCTAAGGAAAGCTTGACTATAGTCAAATGTATATTAAAATTTCAGACTGATTTATATAATCAGAGGTTTTTAATAAAAACCGATTGGCAAGCTGCAAGGtttatctttaataaagattGCAAGCATGATGTGTCAAAATAAATGTTTGCTAGATGGCAAGCGTTACTAGCCCCATTTGACACATCATGCTTGCaatctttattaaaataaaacttgcAGCTTGGCAAtcgatttttattaaaaacctcTAATTATATAAATCGGTttgaaattgtcacgacccaaaattcattaaagatcgtgatggcgccgaaTACCACTGTCATGCTATAGATAAGTCGTCACTACGGATAAAGGGTGCACTACAAGAAATTAACCTTATTGTGGCGACTAAAGTCGCCACTACATCCCTAAGAGTCGCTGCTAAAGGTTATTAGTGGCGACTTTTGTATTGCCACAAGGAAACCCGTAACTGAAGGTTATTAGTGGCGACTATATGTAGTCGCCACTAATAGAACATATTTTGTGGCGACATAGTTGCCACAAAAAGTTGGACAAAAAATTGTTCTATAAGAACAAATATTAGATGGGTCGCCACTATAAATGTCCTTTAGTAGCGACTAAAGTTGCcacaaaaaatatttatgttTAGTGGCAAGATTATGTCGCCACTATAAAGGTTATTTAGTAGCGACTAAAGTTGCcacaaaaaatatttatgttCAGTGGCTAGATTATGTCGCCACTATAAAGGTAATTTAGTAGCGACTAAAGTTGCCATAAAAAATATTAATCCATGCTACACAATGTTTCCTGTAGCACAATGTTTCCTGTAGCAaaagaaattgatattttgtggCAACATATATATCGCAACAGTTACTAATTTTTTGACAAAACTCTGTCGCCACTAAAAGTTATTTTCTCAGCAATTATAACGACCAAAATTATATACATTTCCATGCCAGTAAGAACCTAATTCTCTAAAATTTcatatagagatattcatatcaATTAACTATCAATATTAAAGCAACCAATAATGCTTGACAAACACCAAAAGAATTTCTCAAGCcgaatattataaatattatcaTTACTAAAAAGTCAATTACATATATATACTACCCGACACTTCATTGTGCATTGTAATTGTGCGCATATACATATcccaaaaaagataaaatattaaGTGCCTTGTAACTACTCCTTGCTCCACACCATCCGTGAACGATAACATTGTCTAAGTGCCCTGTCCCCGCTAGACCAAAGTAATATATATAAGAAACATAATGAGATTTGTTATATCCAAAAACAGGAATAGACGATTAAAGTATAAGCTAATACATTAGTATAACACAAAGTAAATTTGTTCTATGCTATTTCAATTGTGAAATGAAATGGCACAAGTGTGAGAACATAAGTTTTCACGCATTAAAAGAATGAGAATACAACAATTGCACGAAAGCCGGATAAAGTAGAGGTATTGGATAGTGAAAGGAATAGAAGTCTATTCTAACTTAAGCTCTACCCCTGTCCTAGCCTTAATTACCCAATTTCATGTGCTTATACTTTTTCATTCACTGAACCTACTCAAATAACTAATATGCATTAACAACCAAGACAGTCCAAAACTGCCTGAACACTAATCTCAAATTTTTGCTACTGCATTCTTGGACATGCACTATCAGGTAAACAAAAAATGGAAGCCTACTGAAACTCTATCAGTAAGATAGATGGAAGTTGAGATTTATCTCATAGAAGTAAAACTACCTATTCCATATTTTCATAGTACATGGGttccaaaaatagaaaatgtgtTTCTATATAGGGAAGATTCACTGGGGCAGATGCTAGAGATAGCTGCTCgcacttcaattactcaaaatagagGTCACTATAAGAAATCATTCATATATAAAATTTGTGCACCAACAAATTAAAGACttcaacaatgaagaaaatataagTCATCGACCTTCTCAAGAATATTACTAACTGTATCAATAAGGTTCGCTACTACTTTTGTCATGATTTGGTTAACTATTTAATGCTAATGCAATACTAGCACTAGATGTTCTCAAGAATATCCTAATGCAATACTAGCACTAGATGGCTCGAGCAATTATACAACAATAATGGCGGCAGTCTCAGCAGCTCCAACTGGAGGAATAACTGAGTTCCATATCTCAGGATTATCACGATACGATGGACCTTACAGATGTAGGCCAGATATGTGTGAAAGTGAAGATTGTAATGAACTTCTACTACACTTTGTTTCTCCAACGCAACACAAAGCatattttatcaaacattgacCTAAGCTGCATATATTCAAGAGGCAAAGCATAATAAAATTTGTTCAAAAGCGGCCAGCTTCATCTTCCAACTCAGATATTAAGAAAAACAGAGTCTATTGTCCAACCGTTgaattataattaattttatatgctGAAATATAATAacgcagaagcagaagcagaaacagaaacagaacaagaagcagaagcagaagcagcagaAGAAGCAGAAACAGACGCAGAAAAAGAagcaacagaagtagaagaagcagaagcagaaggaaaataagcagaagaagaagcaacagaagaagcagaagcagcagaagcagaagcagaagcaaaagaaaaataagcagaagaagaagcagaagaagcagaagtagaagcagaagaagcagaagaagaagaagcagaagcagaagaagCAGTAGAAGCAGAAGAAACATAAGAAAGGAGAaggagaaaggagaagaagaaaggagaagaagaaatgaagaagaaaggagaaagaaATTACCTGGACTGGAGAAGCAGTGGTCGAGCTCGAGCTTGAGAGAGAAGGGGTCAACCCTAGCCCTTTGTCGATGTCTCTGTTTTGACGGGAGAAGCAGTGGTCTATTGTGACTATTTAGGGGtcttttttgtataattaaaaaACAGAccccaagtttttttttaaaaaaaaagggccAGTGCGCTTTTGTAAAAGAAGCGATCGCTTTGTCGATTTTCTCGCTTCGTCGCTTCGTCGCTTCAACTAGTGAAGCACGCGCTTTTCAAGATCACATCGCTTCGAGCAGCCTAGAAGCGATACACTGTCGCTTCGTGTCACTTCGCGCTTTAAGCGACGAAGCGATCGTTTTTCTAAACACTGAAATGAACATATCTATATTGAAGCAATAGATCCAAAAATAAAGTTTAGTGGCAACCTCAAAAGGGCAACAATCAATGTGAAGCCAAGGCAGTCTAACAGCAAAATCAGAAGGTTACCATCATAGAGAACACCACAATGCCTGGTGGTTACTAAACCCCTAAACATGAAGTCACTACAGAATTAAGGAAGGAAGAAGAAATGTCGAGAAAGAAGAAGAATTGTTAAGAAAGAGCGGAGCAAGTACCTGTTGTTGTTGCATTCTGGTCAAGAAACTAGCAAATTGTTCATGCATCTTCTTCTCCACTTCTAGAGAGATCCTCTTGTCTGTTTCTGCATTTGCGTGTTGACGCTCCTCATTTGCATGTTGACGCTCCTCTGCCAACTTCCTTTCCAACTCAATTTCCATATTTCTTCGCAACTCAGCAGCCATTTGTTCACGTTCTTTTTGCAACTCCCTATCCATCTAGGCTTGCATCTCTTGACGCACAATATCAATAGCAGAAGGCACGCTGGCCTGTATGTTTGCCTGCTGAATGTTACTCTTTTTAGGAGGCTTCTTTCCGTATCCTTTTCCACGAACATAGCCTGTTCTCTCACCAACAACGGAGGATAAAATCTCATCTTTAGTCATGGGATGCTCGATATCCTCAGATTGTTGTTGAGCGACAACTTCTTGGAGTTGACCCTGCATTTATGCATAATCATTTAAATCAAAACATAATAAAACATATTAAGTGAAACTTACAGAAACAGAGAACTTTATAAGTGTTTTTAGATAATTACATGAATTAGTTGGGATTGTGAATCCAACCACACCAGTTCGCCTCCATCATCCTTGCGTGTATGTTGGATCTCCCAAACTTTATCTGGTGTGTCCAATTCTCCAGTAATAGGATTTCTCTACAATATAGTtatggaaaaaaaatatataagcaAATATATAAATATGTAAATAACAAAGAAGCATATGTGATAGTAGGGgattaaatatatttttaccgTAGATTCCTCTACTTCTGCAAAAGACTTTGTACCACAAGtatgcttaattatttgattttctctatttctTTTGTTCCTCTCACTTACAACCTGTAAGTAAACAGATTAATAAATCATCATTCAAAGAGACAATCTTCAGGTATTAAGTTAATACCTTAAATTCCGGACTTCCCAAAATATTGTATTAGGTATTTTCAGTCCTCAAGCTCAACATCTTCAGATCGATGAGATAATCTTTCTTCATTAGTATTGTACTTAGAGTACATAATGCTGAGTCGAGCTTTCCATGCTCTAAAAAGCCTTTGCATAGTGCTAATTACAAAGGCGTGAAACCTATGCTCTCGCAACCCGCTGCAAACTTCAAATTTATCCTGACAATAAATGTAACATTATATTCAATATCCTAACCACATAAATAAACATTGCAACTTAAAGTCAATACAATATTGAAAGTAGTTTATTACCTTGACCTTTAATCACATTACTTCTCCGTGTTTCAAAACTATTTTCTGCCAATTTCCATCTTGGAATGAGATAGTGCTCCTCATGATCAAACCATAGTAATTAACAATATCTCTAGCCCCAGAACCTACTACTCTATCAATGTCATCTGGAATAGTAATTTTGATTTTGCCACCACACTTAGTTTTTACCTCTAAACTTTTAGATTTGTATTTTCCTCTTCCTCTTTTTTTATTACTGGAAGAAACTGCGAAGTAAAAGGATAATATTATTCATTAGTAGCTCCACTCTATTGGTAAAAATAATttcacaaaacaacaaaaaacagAAACTAACTTGCACAATTTTCAGCCTCTGGAGAGCAATGCACAAGTTCTGCTACATTTCGTGATGATTGTGTTTCTAAAGAAGGTATTTGGAGAGAGTTAGTAGATACTCGTCCGGTCTGTAAAGGTCTTTGACTCGGGTTACTTGGTTGTCCCATCTCTACAAATGCATCAGATACACGTCCGGTTTGTATGTGTGGCTGAGACGTCGCTCCAAAATTGCCACGTCCTTGAAAATTTTCACGACCACAGCTCGTCCTGCCTCTCCCACGTTTTCCTCGTCCAATTCCTCTCATTTCTTGcaataaaacataaaaagaaaatgatTGATCAGAATAGAGAAAATATTAATTCAATTATTTTCTAACTTCAGATGTCTATAGAAAGGGGACATATGTCCATGCCTCAATAGATATTAAAGTAAAGAAAGCTCTACTGTTTGTTAGTTGATGGTCAACCCTTTTCACCCAAATTAGCAGCTACATAGAACAACAGATCCCTTCTTTTAACACAATTCATTACTCCACCTGTACATTATACCAATACAACGGAAGACCAATACAACATAAAGCTACAAGCATCACGAATAgaatcaaaaaagaaatataaaGATTCAAGCATCAATAACTTTTGGTTCATTGACAGTTCCAAACAAATACATGGGGTAATATAAAGTCATGGACAAAAATATAGAGAATTTTCAAAATAGGATGTAACATTTATATCATTCGTCTTTTGCTTCTTAGTCTTCAAGAGGATGTATCAGTGTCctccccatcatcatcatcaaataaCTCTTCTTCACTATCTTCGCTGTTTGATATTTCTATATGATTGTCATTAATGAAATCATCTTCCTCATTATGCACATCGATATCAGCTTGCGTACTTGCATAATCGTAGTTAATACTTTGTAGTTCAACATTATCCCTATGTAGAGACACCTCAACAATATTTTCTTGGTCATTGGTGCACAAAGTATTAAATTCAGCTTCCTCTTGTTGATAAACTTCTTCAttcagtaattcttcatcttcaaTATCTACACAATTATCATCATTATCAGGAATTTTGAAAAGGTCACGAGGATTTATCTTCACAACAACACACCAATCATTATCGACCATGTCGTGCAAGTAAAAGACTTGTTCTGACTGAGATGCCAACACAAATGGCTCATTTGTATTCAAGGCACACCGAATATTCACACTTGTGAAGCCATATTTGTCAATCTTATATCCTCTTCCCAAGCGAGCCACATCCCACCAATGACACTTGAATAAGTAAACTTTTCTGTTTCCCACATAAGATAACTCATAAATATCCTCTAATACACCATAATACTCTTTATTAGAGTCTGAATCATCTCCTCTCACAAGCACACCACTATTCtgcatttttcttctcaatgcaAGCTCTTTTGTATGGAATCTAAATCCATTCACCACAAATGTTGAATATCGATGTACTAATGGTGCAGGACCGACGACTAAGCTTATGAGCTCATCATTTGCGCGTCCTTGTGCAGATAGTACAAATATCTACAAAGACGAACAATATTGTTATGACCATTAACATGATGGGATGAATAAACTAATGTCAATATTATTATTTGAGTAGATGTGCACCTACACGTGCACGAAACCAATCAAGAAACCCATTTTTATGAGCTCTCATTGAACTTTGGCTTTCAATCTCGCTTGTATATTCCCTACATTTTAAGTTAGCTAAGATAAATCAGATTCTAATTATCTCAATGTGAAAATATCTTGAAGTTAATAAGAGACTTACTCCATGAAATGCGAAACCTCTTCAGAATTTTGAAGCACATACATACATGCTTGTTTAAACTCATCATGAGATAGCCAGATGCCGTCTGAGGCACCCTTTGTTTGCCCACTTTTTTTAAAGATATACATCTCATCATTTGACACAGATCCATCGTCATTCCTAGTTGGTTTATTGAACTTTGTTGAGATATTCTTCAAGTATCGTGAGCAAAATGTGAGGCTTTCCTCTGCCAAATAACCTTCTGCAATTGAACCTTCTGGACGATTTTTGTTGCGAACATATGACTTAAGTGTTCGTAGATACCTATATAAAATGACTTATTAATATAATGTGTGTCATTCTAAAACTATAACATCgaaattattaaataataaattaccTCTCAATAGGATACATATTCCGATATTGAGCTGGTCCACCAAGCTTTGCCTCACTTGGAAAGTGAATTGGCAAATGAACCATGACATCAAAGAAAGCCGGAGGGAAAACAAGTTGAAGTTTGGTCAAAATAACAGGAATTTCTGCCTCTAGGATATCAAGATCTTCAATCGTCAAGCACTTAGAGTATATATTCTTGAAAAACATTCCTAAGGCTATAATTGGATCACACACTTCCTTAGGTAGCAAACCACGTATAGCTACTAGAAAAATGTCTTGCAACAATACATGATGATCGTGACATTTCAATCCATGTATCTTTTTCTCTTGTACGTTGACACACCTTGAAATGTTTGAGGAAAATGCATCAGAAACCTTCAGATTAGCTAAGAAAGTGCACACCTTCAGCTTCTCTTCCGCGGATAATGCATAACATGCTGCAGGTAACAAAATATTATTCCTATCCTTAATAGGATGCAACCTTT includes the following:
- the LOC142161640 gene encoding uncharacterized protein LOC142161640 → MLRHNLDVMHIERHVSDNILSTVMNMVGKTKDTLKSRYDLMDLGIRQRLHPIKDRNNILLPAACYALSAEEKLKVCTFLANLKVSDAFSSNISRCVNVQEKKIHGLKCHDHHVLLQDIFLVAIRGLLPKEVCDPIIALGMFFKNIYSKCLTIEDLDILEAEIPVILTKLQLVFPPAFFDVMVHLPIHFPSEAKLGGPAQYRNMYPIERYLRTLKSYVRNKNRPEGSIAEGYLAEESLTFCSRYLKNISTKFNKPTRNDDGSVSNDEMYIFKKSGQTKGASDGIWLSHDEFKQACMYVLQNSEEVSHFMEEYTSEIESQSSMRAHKNGFLDWFRARIFVLSAQGRANDELISLVVGPAPLVHRYSTFVVNGFRFHTKELALRRKMQNSGVLVRGDDSDSNKEYYGVLEDIYELSYVGNRKVYLFKCHWWDVARLGRGYKIDKYGFTSVNIRCALNTNEPFVLASQSEQVFYLHDMVDNDWCVVVKINPRDLFKIPDNDDNCVDIEDEELLNEEVYQQEEAEFNTLCTNDQENIVEVSLHRDNVELQSINYDYASTQADIDVHNEEDDFINDNHIEISNSEDSEEELFDDDDGEDTDTSS